One part of the uncultured Bacteroides sp. genome encodes these proteins:
- a CDS encoding permease, with protein sequence MKAEEAAIDIRELRRKQQERQKNVSRTIVITVIMITVIHMIYMNMMGFSSLSHEACIVYSSVPRWFFYLYENILELFIVVILGVFAGVLVERYFYKIKRFYPKNQLLAFTYAAILPVCSCGVVPLIDSMKKRTSLKVIITFVIAAPLLNPYIILVSFTVLGLKYALLRIVFSFLLSIISGIAIDYISKHFKSFSWGDYKACVTECDAVVDRDPFVKTVKITRKLLPYILIAGLISFAFALWNPRQYLESMSFSHEPWATIIMTLVGIPLYVCNGTDVIFLKPLLQYTDLTMGSAMAFSLASSAVCVSSIAMLVKFIGRNLTIALVSVVFVLIMLFSFLINIFL encoded by the coding sequence ATGAAAGCAGAAGAAGCAGCTATTGACATAAGAGAACTTAGAAGAAAACAGCAAGAGCGTCAAAAGAATGTGTCACGCACAATAGTCATTACAGTTATCATGATTACTGTCATTCATATGATATATATGAATATGATGGGATTTAGTTCATTAAGTCATGAAGCGTGTATTGTATACAGCTCTGTTCCAAGATGGTTCTTTTATTTGTATGAAAATATTTTGGAACTGTTTATTGTAGTTATTCTTGGCGTATTTGCCGGAGTTCTGGTAGAACGATATTTTTATAAGATAAAACGTTTCTATCCCAAGAATCAATTACTTGCATTCACTTATGCAGCGATACTTCCTGTATGCTCCTGCGGAGTGGTTCCATTGATTGATTCAATGAAGAAACGCACATCATTAAAAGTAATCATTACTTTCGTTATTGCAGCTCCTCTGCTTAATCCATATATCATACTTGTCTCTTTTACCGTTTTAGGATTAAAATATGCCCTACTAAGAATCGTTTTTTCTTTTTTGCTGTCTATCATCTCAGGAATAGCCATCGATTATATTTCAAAACATTTCAAATCGTTTTCATGGGGTGACTATAAAGCATGCGTTACAGAATGTGACGCTGTTGTTGATCGTGATCCATTTGTCAAGACCGTTAAGATAACACGTAAATTATTGCCATATATTTTAATAGCTGGATTGATAAGTTTCGCTTTTGCCTTATGGAATCCCAGACAATATTTAGAAAGCATGAGCTTCAGTCATGAGCCTTGGGCTACCATTATTATGACTTTAGTTGGTATACCTCTTTATGTATGCAATGGTACTGATGTTATCTTTCTAAAACCCTTACTTCAATATACAGACTTAACAATGGGAAGTGCCATGGCATTTTCTCTGGCATCCTCAGCGGTATGTGTTTCGTCAATTGCCATGTTGGTAAAATTCATCGGAAGAAATCTTACTATAGCGCTTGTTAGTGTTGTATTTGTCTTAATTATGTTATTTTCTTTTTTGATAAATATCTTTTTATAA
- a CDS encoding TonB-dependent receptor, giving the protein MMKRFLIFASFVFIATLTTFAQQRIIEGRVLDEHSKPMENANIFIKGTTEGTGSAADGSFKLTTARNRDVVICVMMLGYSEYTVTVKDTDKVLLVIKMKPDNVSLDDVVVVAGNFKLKGNSQWGGMSAVDIATTAGSSGDLYRSLQTLPGTQVVGENGRLYVRGGESAESQTYIDEMHVLSPYTTTGNNEPVRGRYSPFMFEGVNFSTGGYSSEYAQGLSSVLPLSTKDVSPISKIGINPSIVGLGGGGTQAFSKGSVSLSLNYEDLKPYESLFPDKMDWIKPYKLFSGGSQIRFNPNDNTVFKTYVGYDRTSFAYHTNPLLENSLRDLGLNEDNLYLNSTFRKDYQSGYKLFAGGAFSFKKQNIDNALVQGDSFDDKEWELHLKSKVTKRNTDFLKMNVGAETLVRHYQMCYDDSLLQKHAINHSISALFAVATLNITPNLNAELSSRAEYTSINNGWSCTPRVALTYNLNGIHFSGIAGRYNQLPENKYLVRNTGLSSQQCTHYITGVYYEKKDRIYRAEAYYKKYDALVLNNADSYTSDGYGYSKGIDLFFNDRSLFKNLEYMLAYSYNLSRRKYLDLNELSTPQFCTKHNATFSLKYTIPSLKTIWGVTDRFASGRPYHDPGKGGLMNAETKPFNSLDLSLTYLASKRVIVYASATNLLGRKNVFNYAYSKYQGEGGDYQSAPVTSSSDHFFYVGVFITLSGKVAYDVSNF; this is encoded by the coding sequence ATGATGAAAAGATTTCTAATTTTTGCAAGTTTTGTTTTTATTGCAACCTTAACAACTTTCGCTCAGCAGCGGATTATTGAAGGACGGGTTTTGGATGAACATTCAAAACCAATGGAAAATGCCAATATATTTATTAAAGGAACAACAGAGGGTACCGGTAGTGCTGCCGACGGATCTTTTAAACTGACAACTGCCAGAAATAGAGATGTTGTAATCTGTGTCATGATGCTCGGGTATTCTGAGTATACCGTTACGGTGAAAGATACAGATAAGGTCTTGCTGGTTATAAAGATGAAACCCGATAATGTTTCGCTTGACGATGTTGTGGTTGTGGCAGGAAACTTCAAGCTGAAAGGTAACAGTCAGTGGGGAGGAATGTCGGCTGTTGATATTGCAACCACTGCCGGATCATCGGGCGATTTATATCGCTCTCTTCAGACATTGCCGGGCACTCAGGTGGTGGGTGAAAACGGACGCTTGTATGTACGTGGAGGCGAGAGTGCTGAATCACAGACTTATATTGATGAAATGCACGTTCTGTCTCCTTACACCACTACCGGAAACAATGAACCTGTTCGTGGACGTTATTCTCCTTTCATGTTTGAAGGCGTAAACTTCTCAACAGGCGGATACTCTTCTGAATATGCTCAGGGTTTATCGAGTGTATTGCCTCTCTCAACAAAAGATGTAAGTCCGATATCAAAGATTGGCATTAATCCTTCTATCGTAGGGCTTGGCGGGGGAGGTACACAAGCCTTTTCAAAAGGTTCAGTTTCACTTAGTCTGAATTACGAAGACCTCAAACCATACGAATCTTTATTTCCCGATAAGATGGATTGGATAAAACCATATAAACTCTTTTCAGGTGGTAGTCAGATTCGGTTCAATCCTAATGATAATACTGTTTTTAAGACCTATGTGGGGTATGACAGAACTTCCTTTGCTTATCATACAAATCCTTTGTTGGAGAATTCTTTGCGTGATCTGGGACTAAATGAAGATAACTTGTATCTTAACTCAACCTTCAGGAAGGATTATCAATCGGGCTATAAGTTATTTGCAGGAGGTGCTTTCTCTTTCAAAAAGCAGAATATAGACAATGCATTGGTACAAGGTGATTCCTTTGACGACAAAGAGTGGGAATTGCATCTGAAATCGAAAGTAACGAAAAGAAATACTGATTTTCTGAAAATGAATGTAGGTGCCGAAACTCTGGTACGGCATTATCAGATGTGCTATGACGATTCATTGCTGCAAAAACATGCAATCAATCATTCCATTAGTGCTTTATTTGCTGTGGCAACTTTGAATATTACTCCTAATCTGAATGCAGAGCTTTCCTCAAGAGCAGAGTATACCAGTATTAATAACGGTTGGAGCTGTACACCGAGAGTGGCATTGACTTACAATCTTAATGGTATTCATTTCTCCGGTATTGCCGGAAGGTACAATCAGCTGCCCGAGAATAAGTATCTTGTAAGGAATACCGGACTTTCTTCACAGCAATGTACTCATTACATAACAGGTGTTTACTATGAGAAGAAGGACAGAATCTATCGTGCTGAGGCCTACTATAAAAAGTATGATGCACTGGTACTTAATAACGCAGACAGTTATACCTCAGACGGATATGGCTACAGTAAAGGAATCGATTTATTTTTCAATGACCGTTCTTTGTTTAAGAATCTGGAGTATATGCTGGCTTATTCCTATAATCTCTCCAGAAGGAAATATCTTGATCTGAATGAGCTCTCCACACCTCAGTTCTGCACAAAGCACAATGCCACTTTCTCGCTGAAGTACACAATTCCTTCATTGAAAACAATCTGGGGTGTTACTGACAGGTTTGCCAGTGGCAGACCATATCATGACCCTGGGAAAGGCGGATTAATGAATGCTGAAACCAAACCATTTAATAGCCTCGATCTCAGTCTGACTTATCTGGCCAGCAAACGTGTCATTGTTTATGCTTCTGCCACCAACCTGCTTGGGAGGAAGAATGTATTCAATTACGCATATTCCAAATATCAGGGAGAGGGTGGAGACTATCAGTCGGCTCCTGTTACCTCTTCCAGTGATCATTTTTTCTACGTAGGCGTATTTATTACCCTGAGTGGAAAAGTTGCTTATGATGTGTCAAATTTCTAA
- a CDS encoding pyridoxal phosphate-dependent aminotransferase: MRTTNPQVEQITPFIVMDVLEKANEMQKQGISIIHMEVGEPDFDIPECVAQAAKAAYDKHQTHYTHSLGHPDLRQAIADFYKKEYNVDVDPGCIVVTSGSSPAILLTLMLLCESESEVIMSNPGYACYRNFTLAAHANPVLVPLRASNGFQYDIEDIKKSITPRTRGIFINSPMNPTGTLLDDSFMKQIATLGVPVISDEIYHGLVYEGRARSILEFTDKAFVLNGFSKRFAMTGLRLGYLIAPKEYIRSLQKLQQNLFICAPSIAQQAGIAALKEAEQDVEKMKAIYNERRVYMISRLKEMGFKIDVEPKGAFYIFCDARKFTKDSYKFAFDILEHAHVGVTPGVDFGTGGEGYIRFSYANSLENIKEGMDRIEAYLKTLQV; encoded by the coding sequence ATGAGAACTACAAACCCTCAAGTGGAGCAAATTACCCCGTTCATTGTAATGGATGTTTTGGAAAAAGCAAACGAAATGCAAAAACAGGGAATCTCCATTATTCACATGGAAGTTGGTGAGCCCGACTTTGACATCCCAGAATGTGTGGCTCAAGCCGCAAAGGCTGCTTACGATAAGCACCAGACACACTACACTCATTCATTGGGGCATCCTGATCTTCGACAGGCAATTGCTGATTTTTACAAGAAAGAGTATAACGTGGACGTTGATCCCGGCTGTATTGTGGTAACATCCGGTTCATCACCAGCTATTCTGTTAACGCTCATGTTACTTTGTGAGTCAGAGAGTGAAGTTATTATGTCGAATCCGGGATATGCCTGCTATAGAAACTTTACACTTGCAGCTCATGCAAATCCGGTGCTGGTTCCTTTACGTGCTTCCAACGGATTTCAATATGACATAGAAGATATAAAGAAAAGCATCACTCCCCGTACCCGAGGCATATTCATCAACTCACCGATGAATCCCACCGGAACACTTCTTGATGATTCATTTATGAAGCAGATAGCAACTCTGGGAGTTCCTGTTATTTCTGATGAAATCTATCACGGACTGGTTTATGAGGGCAGAGCACGAAGCATTCTTGAGTTTACCGATAAAGCATTTGTGCTAAACGGATTCTCAAAAAGATTTGCAATGACAGGTTTACGTTTGGGCTATCTTATTGCTCCCAAAGAGTATATTCGTTCATTGCAAAAACTACAGCAAAATCTGTTTATCTGTGCTCCAAGTATTGCTCAGCAGGCAGGCATTGCAGCATTAAAAGAAGCAGAGCAGGATGTTGAAAAGATGAAAGCCATCTATAATGAGCGCAGAGTATACATGATTTCCCGCTTAAAAGAAATGGGATTCAAGATTGATGTGGAACCTAAAGGAGCTTTCTATATTTTCTGTGATGCACGCAAGTTTACTAAAGACTCATACAAGTTTGCTTTCGATATTCTAGAACATGCTCATGTAGGTGTAACTCCGGGAGTAGATTTCGGAACAGGTGGCGAAGGATATATCCGTTTTTCATATGCTAATTCACTTGAAAATATTAAGGAAGGCATGGACCGGATTGAGGCTTACCTTAAAACATTACAAGTATAA
- a CDS encoding AMP-binding protein, which yields MIERFLEKTEFTSQEDFEQNYKLKVPANFNFAYDVVDAWAAEQPDKLALLWTNDKNECRRFTFAEMKEETDKTASYFLSLGIKKDDKVMVILKRRYEFWLTIIALHKIGAVIIPATHLLTKKDIIYRNNAADIMTIVADGDELIIGHINDAMAESPSMKHRVSIGPVIPEGWEDFHKGLENAAPFVRPAHVNDNEDIMLISFTSGTTGNPKMVAHNFVYPLGHIITAKYWHNLHEGSLHLTIADTGWLKALWGKLYGQWIAGAAVFVYDHEKFTPSAILEKIHDYHITSLCAPPTIFRFLIREDLTKYDLSSLEYCTIAGEALNPAVYEQFHQLTGIKLREGYGQSETTLVIFTSPWMEPKPGSMGVPSPNYKVDLLTPDGRSAEEGEQGQIVIRLDNGLPVGLSEKYYRNEELTNEAYHDNMYFTGDLAWRDEDGYFWFVGRADDVIKSSGYRIGPFEVESALMTHPAVVECAITGVPDEIRGQVVKATIILSKEYKAKAGEELAKELQDHVKKVTAPYKYPRVIEFVDELPKTISGKIRRVEIRDKDSKK from the coding sequence ATGATCGAAAGATTTTTAGAAAAGACAGAGTTTACTTCACAGGAAGACTTTGAACAGAATTATAAACTTAAGGTTCCTGCGAATTTCAACTTTGCTTACGATGTAGTAGATGCATGGGCTGCTGAGCAACCTGACAAACTAGCCCTTCTATGGACTAATGACAAAAACGAATGTCGTCGCTTTACCTTTGCCGAGATGAAGGAAGAAACAGATAAAACAGCCTCTTATTTTCTTTCTCTGGGTATAAAGAAAGACGACAAAGTGATGGTTATCTTGAAGCGTAGATATGAATTCTGGCTCACGATTATTGCTTTGCATAAAATCGGAGCTGTGATTATTCCTGCAACCCACTTGCTTACAAAGAAAGATATTATTTATCGTAACAATGCTGCTGATATCATGACTATTGTAGCCGATGGTGATGAACTTATTATTGGTCACATCAATGATGCAATGGCTGAATCTCCATCAATGAAACACCGTGTCTCTATTGGTCCGGTTATTCCTGAAGGATGGGAAGACTTCCATAAAGGACTTGAAAATGCTGCTCCTTTTGTTCGTCCGGCTCATGTTAACGATAATGAAGACATTATGCTTATCAGTTTTACTTCTGGTACAACAGGTAACCCGAAGATGGTAGCGCATAACTTTGTTTATCCGTTAGGCCACATTATTACTGCTAAATACTGGCACAACCTTCACGAAGGTAGTTTGCACCTCACTATCGCCGATACCGGTTGGTTAAAGGCTCTTTGGGGAAAGCTTTACGGTCAGTGGATTGCCGGTGCAGCTGTGTTTGTTTACGATCATGAGAAGTTTACTCCTTCTGCTATTCTAGAGAAAATTCATGATTATCACATCACTTCCCTTTGTGCACCTCCTACAATCTTCCGCTTCCTTATCCGTGAAGACCTTACTAAATACGATCTTTCATCATTGGAATATTGCACTATTGCAGGTGAAGCGTTGAATCCTGCTGTTTACGAACAGTTCCACCAGCTTACAGGCATCAAATTGCGTGAAGGTTACGGACAGAGTGAAACTACTCTTGTAATCTTTACTTCTCCTTGGATGGAGCCAAAACCAGGTAGCATGGGTGTTCCTAGTCCTAACTATAAAGTAGACCTGCTTACTCCCGACGGTCGTTCGGCTGAGGAAGGTGAACAAGGCCAAATTGTGATTCGTCTTGATAACGGACTTCCAGTGGGTCTTAGTGAAAAGTACTACAGAAATGAAGAGCTAACCAACGAAGCTTATCATGATAATATGTACTTTACAGGTGATCTTGCATGGAGAGACGAAGATGGCTATTTCTGGTTCGTAGGTCGCGCTGACGATGTAATCAAGAGCTCTGGTTACCGTATCGGGCCGTTCGAAGTAGAAAGCGCATTGATGACTCACCCTGCGGTTGTGGAATGTGCCATTACTGGTGTTCCAGATGAAATCCGTGGACAAGTAGTAAAAGCTACAATCATCCTTTCTAAGGAATATAAGGCGAAAGCAGGTGAAGAGCTTGCAAAAGAGCTTCAGGATCATGTGAAAAAGGTTACTGCTCCTTACAAATATCCTCGTGTTATTGAATTTGTTGACGAACTTCCAAAGACTATCAGTGGTAAGATTCGTCGTGTTGAAATCCGCGATAAAGATTCAAAGAAATAA
- a CDS encoding DUF2007-related protein — MGSSDKLPLVEVFFGSPWEAELVRGLLESVGIQAALKNYNMGYMAITMLTEVPTGGGVAVLVSADDYDMASEVIANRENVE; from the coding sequence ATGGGTTCAAGTGATAAACTACCTCTGGTAGAAGTTTTCTTTGGTTCTCCATGGGAGGCTGAGTTAGTTAGAGGACTTCTTGAAAGTGTTGGCATACAAGCTGCTTTGAAGAATTATAACATGGGATATATGGCTATTACCATGTTAACCGAAGTGCCAACAGGCGGTGGGGTGGCTGTTCTTGTATCCGCCGACGACTATGATATGGCTAGTGAAGTTATAGCCAACAGAGAAAATGTTGAGTAA
- a CDS encoding DUF2007-related protein — translation MKTTKISLIDVFSGSPWEVELIKGLLEKANVQTKVRDEAEMRVAVPSESYTQAMKVLANRI, via the coding sequence ATGAAAACTACTAAAATCTCATTAATCGATGTATTTTCTGGTTCACCTTGGGAAGTTGAACTTATTAAAGGTTTATTAGAAAAAGCTAACGTTCAGACTAAAGTAAGAGATGAAGCTGAAATGAGAGTAGCTGTTCCCAGTGAAAGTTATACTCAAGCAATGAAAGTACTAGCCAATCGTATATAA
- a CDS encoding LytTR family DNA-binding domain-containing protein, which translates to MENRIIKYLKQPYPNNIGKLKSIVISSLLVFFLLAVFEPFGISNIKEHKLFILLGYMIVTFLSLSVLSFVFPILWKDYYKESNWTVGKELLSCLFIVFTIGLGNSFYSFLFFSTKMDIVTIGFFLMVTFLISIFPITLFTILRQNRLLSKNLQEVTEMNNKLVVPHTSPSSQGEMVTIESNGKETLDVEVDSFLFAESNGNYINVFFSADGKAKKKVMRCTMKQMEEAFAPYPSVMKCHRAFIVNTDTIERVKGNSQGYRLVLAGVEDEIPVSRACSGQLKDIIDKNFGQ; encoded by the coding sequence ATGGAGAACAGAATAATTAAATATTTGAAGCAACCATATCCAAACAACATTGGAAAGCTTAAATCAATTGTGATATCCTCTTTGCTGGTGTTCTTTTTGCTTGCCGTTTTCGAACCTTTCGGCATTAGCAATATAAAAGAGCATAAGCTTTTTATCCTTTTAGGATATATGATTGTTACTTTTCTTTCTCTCTCGGTTTTATCTTTTGTATTTCCCATCTTGTGGAAAGATTATTATAAGGAATCTAACTGGACAGTAGGAAAAGAACTATTAAGCTGTTTATTTATTGTTTTCACAATTGGTCTTGGAAATTCGTTTTATTCTTTTCTGTTTTTTTCGACCAAAATGGATATTGTGACCATAGGCTTCTTCTTGATGGTAACTTTTCTCATTTCAATATTTCCAATAACCTTGTTCACTATTCTCAGGCAGAACAGACTGCTTTCTAAAAATCTGCAGGAAGTTACGGAGATGAATAATAAACTTGTAGTGCCACATACTTCCCCCTCTTCCCAGGGTGAGATGGTTACTATTGAAAGTAACGGAAAAGAGACGCTTGATGTAGAAGTGGATTCATTCCTTTTTGCAGAGTCTAACGGCAATTACATTAATGTTTTCTTTTCTGCCGATGGTAAGGCAAAGAAGAAAGTGATGCGTTGCACCATGAAGCAGATGGAGGAAGCTTTTGCCCCTTATCCCTCTGTTATGAAATGCCACAGAGCTTTTATTGTGAACACCGATACTATTGAAAGAGTAAAAGGAAACTCTCAGGGGTACCGGCTTGTACTTGCCGGCGTTGAAGATGAGATTCCTGTTTCACGTGCCTGCTCCGGACAATTAAAAGATATTATAGACAAGAATTTTGGGCAATAA
- a CDS encoding DUF2007-related protein has protein sequence MTADDKTPLVEVFTGTPWEAELVKGLLESVDIEAALKDDNLGSMAPAMTVNFGPGGMKVLVSADDYEAAVQIVENREIKK, from the coding sequence ATGACTGCAGACGATAAAACTCCATTGGTGGAAGTGTTTACTGGCACTCCATGGGAAGCGGAATTAGTGAAAGGGTTATTAGAAAGTGTAGATATTGAGGCTGCTTTGAAAGATGATAACCTTGGAAGTATGGCTCCTGCTATGACTGTTAACTTTGGTCCGGGTGGTATGAAAGTTCTTGTATCTGCCGATGATTATGAAGCTGCGGTACAGATCGTAGAAAATAGAGAGATAAAGAAATAA